One Papaver somniferum cultivar HN1 chromosome 10, ASM357369v1, whole genome shotgun sequence genomic window carries:
- the LOC113315898 gene encoding uncharacterized protein LOC113315898: protein MGHDHLQAFVSGFKVPNENSPPGTHRGSKCIYLRSLSSAEHAESIALWEATKWAKERNMQQAVFEMDSKIVVDAVNNKSFNIDWRLRNLILDIKVFFSRFKSWHYVHVHKECNKVADSLSKLARIECVSGVWLLKPPQEISAKVQEEANIVSTHS, encoded by the exons ATGGGTCATGACCACCTGCAAGCATTCGTAAGCGGATTTAAG GTGCCAAACGAGAACTCTCCGCCAG GTACACACAGGGGCTCAAAATGCATCTATCTAAGGAGTTTATCAAGTGCGGAACACGCTGAAAGCATAGCACTATGGGAAGCAACAAAATGGGCAAAGGAAAGGAATATGCAACAAGCAGTGTTCGAGATGGATTCTAAGATTGTGGTGGATGCAGTTAATAATAAAAGCTTCAACATTGATTGGAGACTTCGTAATTTAATTCTTGATATTAAAGTCTTTTTTAGTAGGTTTAAGTCTTGGCATTATGTTCATGTGCACAAAGAATGTAATAAGGTAGCAGATTCTTTATCCAAACTTGCTAGAATAGAATGTGTGAGTGGTGTATGGTTGCTAAAACCACCGCAAGAGATCTCTGCCAAAGTGCAGGAAGAAGCAAACATTGTATCAACCCATTCTTAA